A genomic segment from Mycoplasmopsis arginini encodes:
- a CDS encoding energy-coupling factor transporter ATPase: MIEIKKLSYKYPGSKKLALDNINFTIEDGQYVAILGHNGSGKSTFSKLLAAIYKATYGKIIIDGMEINSENLREIRKKIGIVYQNPDNQFIGATVEDDIAFGLENKKMTVDEMEEIIKKYANEVGMGDFLDREPQNLSGGQKQRVAIASTLALDPNIIIFDEITSMLDPKGRNDIYKIIHNLHEKTNKTLISITHDMDEALLADKLIVFSGGKVIAQGKPIEILNDKEIIEIAKIDSPFIYKLSEMIKDIKPTYDEKELLETLWRLK; the protein is encoded by the coding sequence ATGATTGAAATTAAAAAACTTAGTTATAAATATCCAGGAAGTAAAAAATTAGCATTAGATAATATAAATTTCACAATTGAAGATGGTCAATATGTTGCAATTTTAGGTCACAATGGCTCAGGGAAAAGTACGTTTTCTAAACTATTAGCCGCAATTTACAAAGCTACATATGGAAAAATAATTATTGATGGAATGGAAATTAATTCTGAAAACCTAAGAGAAATACGTAAAAAAATAGGTATTGTTTATCAAAATCCTGATAACCAATTTATTGGGGCTACAGTTGAAGATGATATTGCTTTTGGTCTTGAAAACAAAAAAATGACTGTTGATGAAATGGAAGAAATTATCAAAAAATATGCTAATGAAGTTGGAATGGGCGATTTTTTAGATCGTGAACCGCAAAATTTATCAGGGGGGCAAAAGCAAAGAGTAGCTATTGCTTCTACTTTAGCATTAGATCCTAATATTATTATTTTTGATGAAATAACTTCTATGCTAGACCCTAAAGGGAGAAATGATATTTATAAAATTATTCATAATTTGCATGAAAAAACTAATAAAACATTAATTTCAATTACACACGATATGGACGAGGCACTACTGGCTGATAAACTGATTGTTTTTTCAGGCGGAAAAGTTATTGCCCAAGGAAAGCCTATTGAAATATTAAATGATAAGGAAATTATTGAAATAGCTAAAATAGATTCGCCTTTTATTTACAAATTAAGCGAAATGATTAAGGATATAAAACCCACATATGATGAAAAAGAATTATTGGAGACTTTATGAAGATTAAAGTAG